A genomic window from Yarrowia lipolytica chromosome 1D, complete sequence includes:
- a CDS encoding uncharacterized protein (Compare to YALI0D25080g, uniprot|Q96VM0 Yarrowia lipolytica dTDP-glucose 4 6- dehydratase) yields the protein MSILVTGGAGFIGSWISRHFALTEKVVCLDALRYSGRKKNLEDAELQAFVHVDICDAQELRRVFDTYDIATVIHAAAESHVECSYSDPIQVTTANVLGTQTLLEEMTRNARETDTEIREQNLPKLIYISTDEIYGDQADLTGTEDLETSPLCPSNPYAASKAAAEMFISAYTKSYGLECVTLRFNNVYGEYQYPEKIIPAFCLAMLKGDKCMLQGSGEHRRRYIYADDCVNAVQLTYNHFDELKGQVFNVGSKEEKSNRCVFETLGGMLGYDQGPQFVSDRPYNDSAYRTNDDKIRELGWEQKVSFEDGLTRTVDWYRRNVSWWDGE from the exons ATGAGCATCCTAGTGACTGGAGGAGCGGGATTCAT AGGATCGTGGATATCACGGCATTTTGCCCTGACGGAAAAAGTCGTCTGCTTGGATGCCCTGAGGTACAGCGGTCGCAAAAAGAACCTAGAGGACGCAGAACTGCAAGCGTTTGTACACGTGGACATTTGCGACGCCCAGGAACTCCGTCGGGTCTTCGACACCTACGATATTGCCACCGTCATTCACGCCGCAGCCGAGAGTCATGTTgagtgctcgtactcggaTCCGATTCAGGTGACGACCGCAAACGTGTTGGGCACACAGACGTTACTGGAAGAAATGACACGCAACGCGAGAGAAACGGACACAGAAATAAGAGAACAAAACCTCCCAAAATTGATCTACATCTCGACAGACGAAATCTACGGAGATCAGGCTGATCTAACTGGCACCGAAGACCTGGAAACTTCGCCACTATGCCCTTCCAACCCGTACGCAGCGTCCAAGGCAGCTGCCGAAATGTTCATTTCCGCCTACACAAAGTCTTACGGTCTGGAGTGCGTCACTCTACGTTTCAACAACGTGTACGGAGAATACCAGTATCCGGAAAAAATCATTCCTGCGTTTTGTCTGGCCATGTTAAAGGGCGACAAGTGCATGCTGCAGGGCTCGGGAGAACACAGAAGGAGATACATTTACGCAGATGACTGCGTGAACGCTGTGCAACTGACATACAACCATttcgacgagctcaagggccaGGTGTTCAATGTTGGGAGcaaggaggaaaaaagCAACAGGTGCGTGTTTGAGACGTTGGGTGGAATGCTGGGGTACGATCAGGGGCCCCAATTTGTGTCTGATCGTCCGTACAACGATTCCGCATACAGAACGAACGACGACAAGATTCGGGAGTTGGGGTGGGAACAGAAGGTATCATTTGAGGACGGTTTGACGAGGACGGTCGACTGGTACCGGAGGAATGTGAGTTGGTGGGATGGTGAGTGA